A region from the Paludicola sp. MB14-C6 genome encodes:
- a CDS encoding PhoH family protein, whose amino-acid sequence MQETFVNFDTTDELLTVFGNLDKNVSLLEREFGVAIICRGTNIKITGSEQGVKKASKAIDALIQAQKNGDAITDQSIHYVISLVNDNQLEKLKTLSSDCVCVTATGKPIKPKTTGQKSYIDAIAKNTIVLGVGPAGTGKTYLAVAMAVKAFRAQEINRIILTRPAVEAGEKLGFLPGDLQTKVDPYLRPLYDALFDMFGAEAFQRQLERGVIEVAPLAYMRGRTLDDSFIILDEAQNTTREQMKMFLTRLGANSKAVITGDVTQIDLPDARKSGLIDAVNVLVDIEDIQTVFLNEKDVVRNRIVGEIIKAYGKYDREAKEKIDG is encoded by the coding sequence ATGCAAGAAACTTTCGTTAATTTTGATACTACCGATGAGTTGTTAACTGTTTTTGGGAATCTGGATAAGAACGTTTCACTTCTAGAGAGAGAATTTGGTGTTGCAATTATTTGTCGTGGAACAAATATAAAAATTACGGGATCGGAACAAGGCGTAAAAAAAGCTTCTAAAGCAATTGATGCGCTTATTCAAGCACAAAAAAATGGTGATGCTATTACCGATCAGTCCATACACTATGTTATATCGCTTGTAAATGATAATCAATTAGAGAAATTGAAAACATTGTCTTCTGATTGTGTGTGTGTTACTGCGACAGGAAAACCGATTAAACCAAAAACAACGGGACAAAAATCTTATATAGATGCAATTGCAAAAAATACTATTGTTTTAGGTGTTGGGCCTGCAGGAACCGGAAAAACCTATCTTGCAGTTGCTATGGCAGTTAAAGCTTTTCGTGCACAAGAAATTAACAGAATTATCTTGACTCGCCCTGCAGTTGAAGCTGGTGAAAAGCTTGGATTTTTACCAGGAGATTTACAAACAAAGGTTGACCCGTATTTACGCCCACTATATGACGCATTGTTTGATATGTTTGGTGCTGAAGCATTTCAACGTCAGCTAGAACGTGGTGTAATCGAGGTTGCTCCTTTAGCATATATGCGTGGTAGAACGCTAGACGATTCTTTTATTATTTTAGATGAAGCACAAAATACAACAAGAGAGCAGATGAAAATGTTTTTAACTCGTTTAGGAGCAAATTCAAAAGCTGTTATAACAGGAGATGTAACTCAAATCGACTTGCCTGATGCAAGAAAATCAGGTTTAATTGATGCTGTCAATGTTTTAGTCGATATTGAAGACATCCAAACTGTCTTTTTAAATGAGAAAGACGTTGTAAGAAATAGGATCGTAGGTGAAATCATCAAAGCTTACGGTAAATACGATAGAGAGGCAAAGGAAAAGATAGATGGATAA
- a CDS encoding ACT domain-containing protein, which yields MIMKQISVFVENKRGRLAEITEVLAKNNIDIRALSIADTKDFGILRLIVNNPDKAVEILKADGFTVSITKVIGIGIDDKPGGLAKAMAVLYSEAISVEYMYAFISRSEKTAYVILRVENNENAIKVLQSNGFKIMQSQDI from the coding sequence ATGATTATGAAGCAAATATCTGTATTTGTTGAAAACAAAAGAGGACGGTTAGCAGAAATAACAGAGGTATTAGCAAAAAATAATATTGATATTCGTGCACTTTCTATTGCAGACACAAAAGACTTTGGAATATTACGTTTAATAGTAAATAATCCAGATAAAGCAGTTGAAATATTAAAAGCAGATGGCTTTACTGTTTCCATAACGAAAGTTATTGGAATTGGTATAGATGATAAGCCGGGTGGACTAGCAAAAGCAATGGCTGTTTTATATAGTGAAGCAATCAGCGTTGAGTATATGTATGCTTTTATCAGCAGAAGTGAGAAAACTGCTTATGTTATTTTAAGGGTAGAAAATAATGAAAATGCAATTAAAGTATTGCAAAGCAATGGTTTTAAAATAATGCAATCCCAAGATATTTAA
- a CDS encoding indolepyruvate oxidoreductase subunit beta, whose product MNSNNINEVKSIMIVGVGGQGTLLASRILGNAILAQNYDVKVSEVHGMSQRGGSVVTYVRFGKEVCSPVIDEGQADIIVSFEQLEAARWLKYLKKGGKLITSTQKIDPMPVITGAATYPNNLIEQMKEKGIDLVAVDALSLAEEAGSSKATNVVLMGVLSNYLDFEDKFWEDAINQCVPSKFLDVNRKAFTLGEMHR is encoded by the coding sequence ATGAACAGCAATAACATAAATGAAGTTAAGAGTATCATGATTGTAGGCGTTGGTGGTCAAGGAACGCTTCTAGCTAGTAGAATTTTAGGAAATGCAATTTTAGCACAAAACTACGATGTAAAAGTTTCTGAAGTACATGGTATGAGCCAGCGTGGTGGTTCTGTTGTAACCTATGTTCGTTTTGGAAAAGAGGTTTGTTCTCCTGTAATTGATGAAGGTCAAGCTGATATAATTGTTTCTTTTGAACAATTAGAAGCTGCAAGATGGTTGAAGTATTTGAAAAAAGGTGGTAAACTTATTACAAGTACTCAGAAAATAGATCCAATGCCTGTCATTACTGGGGCTGCAACTTATCCCAATAATCTGATTGAACAAATGAAAGAAAAAGGAATTGATTTAGTTGCAGTTGATGCACTTTCATTAGCTGAAGAAGCAGGTTCTTCAAAGGCGACGAATGTTGTGCTTATGGGTGTATTGTCTAATTACTTGGATTTTGAAGATAAGTTTTGGGAAGATGCTATCAATCAATGTGTTCCTTCAAAGTTTTTAGATGTAAATCGAAAAGCCTTTACACTTGGTGAGATGCATAGATAG
- a CDS encoding endonuclease MutS2 has product MSIIEKYTRVLELDKILLQLAEYTCCEYAKNIVLNIKPNTNLAIVKEETTKTNDALYLASHFGTPSFSKMDNPIDHLKLAQVGGVLSPRNLLNIATILRQVRLLQEWFTQCQNHQNSLKSIFEMLIPNKELEKRINTVFLSEDEIDDFASEELLNIRRKIKQLGAKIKEDLDKMIRSSTYQKALQENIITMRDGRYVLPVKAEYKGVVSGLVHDTSSSGATLFIEPISVVEANNDIRVLKSKEKAEIERILAELSAYCGDFADSISRNFEIVICLNIYFAKASLAVNMKAMLPIISNDGKIKLNKARHPLISKDTVVPISIELGYNYTSLVITGPNTGGKTVTLKTLGLLTLMTMCGLLIPVSDDSVISIFDNILVDIGDEQSIAQNLSTFSAHMTNIVSILDRADAKSLVLVDELGSGTDPVEGAAIATAILEQLRERKTIVAATTHYAELKVYALQTKGVMNASCEFDVKTLKPTYRLLIGTPGRSNAFEISRKLGLSESILNAASEYIAHDKKNFEDVIDGLESSRQDYEEKSAQLAKEARELKQLKEDLKNLNQKAIDEKEKIIEKARQEASRIVDNVKLDSQLLIDELDKIRKEKDKENFSTLATQAKSQVRGRIDKLQDKANPVVARTNEDYVLPRKLKKGDTVLIVDIDKNGVVLEDQTNAKTVLVQAGIMKSRVDIKNLRLTETKKVNIKGKTTRTISSNKTAKANMELDLRGQTVEEAIMELDMFINQSILSNIAQVTIIHGKGTGALRSAVHSYLKQSKYIKTFRLGVFGEGEAGVTIAEIK; this is encoded by the coding sequence ATGAGTATCATTGAAAAATATACTCGAGTTTTAGAACTCGATAAAATTTTATTACAATTAGCAGAATATACATGCTGTGAATATGCAAAAAATATTGTATTAAATATTAAGCCAAATACGAATTTAGCAATCGTAAAAGAAGAAACAACAAAAACCAATGATGCATTGTATTTAGCATCACATTTTGGAACTCCGTCTTTTTCCAAAATGGACAACCCAATAGACCATTTAAAGCTGGCACAAGTTGGAGGAGTTTTATCACCAAGGAATCTATTAAACATTGCTACAATTTTACGCCAAGTTCGATTACTTCAAGAATGGTTTACACAATGTCAGAATCATCAAAATTCATTAAAATCGATTTTTGAAATGCTAATACCGAATAAAGAGCTTGAAAAGCGTATTAACACTGTTTTTCTCTCTGAGGATGAAATTGACGATTTTGCTAGCGAAGAGTTATTGAATATCAGACGAAAAATAAAACAACTTGGTGCAAAGATTAAAGAAGATTTAGATAAAATGATTCGCTCTTCTACATATCAAAAAGCATTACAGGAAAACATTATCACAATGCGTGATGGTCGATATGTTTTGCCGGTAAAAGCTGAATATAAAGGAGTAGTAAGCGGATTAGTCCACGATACATCATCCAGCGGGGCGACGCTTTTCATTGAGCCGATTTCTGTTGTGGAAGCGAATAATGATATTCGTGTATTAAAATCGAAAGAAAAAGCAGAAATCGAGCGTATACTTGCTGAATTATCAGCTTATTGTGGCGATTTTGCAGACAGCATTTCACGTAATTTTGAAATTGTGATTTGCTTGAATATCTATTTTGCGAAAGCTAGCCTCGCTGTTAATATGAAAGCAATGTTACCTATTATATCAAACGATGGTAAAATAAAACTCAATAAAGCAAGACATCCTCTTATCAGCAAAGACACTGTAGTTCCAATTAGTATTGAGTTGGGTTATAACTATACCTCTTTAGTAATTACAGGCCCGAATACAGGTGGAAAGACTGTTACATTAAAAACATTAGGATTGCTAACTCTAATGACAATGTGCGGCTTGTTAATTCCTGTTTCAGACGATAGTGTAATTTCTATTTTCGATAATATTTTAGTTGATATAGGGGATGAGCAAAGCATTGCACAAAATTTGTCTACTTTCTCGGCTCATATGACGAATATTGTATCAATATTAGATCGAGCAGATGCAAAATCACTTGTTTTAGTTGATGAGCTTGGCTCAGGAACTGACCCTGTAGAAGGTGCTGCAATTGCTACTGCAATATTAGAACAGCTTAGGGAACGTAAAACAATTGTTGCTGCTACTACACATTATGCAGAACTTAAAGTATATGCACTACAAACAAAAGGCGTAATGAATGCGAGCTGTGAGTTTGACGTTAAGACACTAAAGCCAACGTATCGTTTGTTAATTGGTACACCGGGACGTTCCAATGCATTTGAAATTTCAAGAAAATTAGGTTTAAGTGAATCCATTTTAAATGCTGCCTCAGAATATATTGCTCATGATAAAAAGAATTTTGAGGATGTTATTGATGGATTAGAAAGCTCACGTCAGGATTATGAAGAAAAATCGGCTCAATTAGCAAAAGAAGCAAGAGAACTAAAACAATTAAAAGAGGATTTAAAAAATCTAAACCAAAAGGCAATTGATGAAAAAGAAAAAATAATTGAAAAAGCACGCCAAGAGGCAAGTCGAATCGTTGATAACGTTAAATTGGATTCACAATTGTTAATAGATGAATTAGATAAAATAAGAAAAGAAAAGGATAAAGAAAACTTTTCTACTTTGGCAACCCAAGCAAAATCGCAAGTGCGTGGTAGAATTGATAAATTACAGGATAAAGCAAATCCGGTTGTTGCAAGAACTAATGAAGATTACGTTCTTCCTCGCAAGTTGAAAAAAGGTGATACCGTTTTAATTGTTGATATTGATAAGAATGGTGTTGTGCTTGAAGATCAAACAAATGCGAAAACTGTTTTAGTGCAAGCCGGTATTATGAAATCCAGAGTAGATATTAAGAATTTAAGGCTTACAGAAACAAAAAAGGTAAACATAAAAGGCAAAACGACGAGAACTATTTCTTCTAATAAAACTGCCAAAGCAAATATGGAGCTTGATTTGCGAGGTCAAACTGTTGAAGAAGCAATTATGGAGCTTGATATGTTTATTAATCAGTCTATTCTTTCTAATATTGCTCAAGTAACAATTATTCATGGTAAAGGTACAGGAGCATTACGTTCAGCAGTACATTCCTATTTAAAGCAAAGTAAATATATCAAAACATTCCGTCTTGGCGTTTTTGGCGAAGGTGAAGCAGGCGTTACAATTGCTGAAATTAAATAG
- a CDS encoding phenylacetate--CoA ligase family protein, with product MKYWDKDIETAPRAELEALQSYRLSVTVRRVYENVPFYKELFDKHGIKPEDIRTVKDISKLPFTVKQDLRDTYPYGLFATDMDNVVRIHASSGTTGKQTVVGYTENDINIWAEITARALTAAGAEAKDFVHVSYGYGLFTGGMGIHYGTERIKATAIPASVGNTKRQIQIMQDFGSSILCCTPSYALFMAETINEMGIDKNTLKLKAGVFGAEPWTENMRKEIEAKLGIKAYDIYGLSEIMGPGVAFECCEQNGMHINEDHFIPEIIDPDTLEVLPDGQAGELVFTCITKEALPLIRYLTKDIAVLTHEKCACGRTLVKMTKPRGRSDDMLIIRGVNVFPSQIESVLLDIKNITPHYQIIVDRVNNLDTLKILVEMPTDMDFDAVRLVEEKEQEIKHAIESILGIAATIKLVEPKTIVRSEGKAKRVIDNRNQY from the coding sequence ATGAAATATTGGGATAAAGATATTGAAACTGCACCAAGAGCTGAACTGGAAGCATTGCAATCATACCGCCTCTCTGTTACGGTAAGGCGAGTTTATGAAAACGTGCCATTTTACAAAGAACTGTTTGATAAACACGGGATTAAACCGGAAGATATTAGAACTGTAAAAGATATCTCTAAGCTACCATTTACCGTAAAACAAGATTTAAGAGATACTTATCCTTATGGTTTGTTTGCTACTGATATGGATAACGTTGTCCGTATTCATGCTTCAAGCGGAACGACAGGAAAACAAACGGTTGTAGGATATACAGAAAACGATATTAACATTTGGGCAGAGATTACTGCAAGAGCGTTAACGGCAGCCGGCGCAGAGGCGAAAGACTTCGTTCATGTTTCTTACGGCTACGGTTTGTTTACAGGCGGAATGGGCATTCATTATGGAACTGAGCGAATTAAAGCAACAGCAATTCCAGCTTCTGTAGGTAATACAAAACGACAAATCCAGATTATGCAGGATTTTGGTTCCTCTATTTTATGTTGTACTCCATCCTATGCATTGTTCATGGCAGAAACAATCAATGAAATGGGAATTGATAAAAATACGTTAAAATTAAAAGCTGGTGTTTTTGGTGCAGAACCATGGACAGAGAATATGCGAAAAGAGATTGAAGCCAAATTAGGAATCAAAGCTTACGATATTTATGGTTTATCCGAAATAATGGGGCCAGGTGTTGCTTTTGAATGTTGTGAACAAAATGGAATGCATATTAACGAAGATCACTTTATTCCTGAGATTATAGATCCAGACACATTAGAGGTACTACCGGATGGTCAAGCGGGAGAATTGGTTTTTACTTGTATTACAAAAGAGGCGCTACCATTAATCCGTTATCTTACAAAAGATATTGCTGTTCTTACGCATGAAAAATGTGCATGTGGAAGAACTTTAGTTAAAATGACTAAGCCACGTGGTAGAAGTGACGATATGTTAATTATAAGAGGTGTAAACGTATTTCCATCTCAAATTGAGAGCGTGTTACTTGATATTAAAAATATCACACCGCATTACCAAATTATTGTTGATAGAGTGAATAATTTAGATACCTTAAAAATTCTTGTAGAAATGCCAACGGATATGGATTTTGATGCAGTCCGTTTAGTGGAAGAAAAAGAACAAGAAATCAAACATGCTATTGAATCCATTTTAGGTATTGCAGCAACAATTAAATTGGTTGAGCCTAAAACGATTGTTCGTTCAGAAGGAAAAGCAAAACGTGTTATCGATAACAGAAATCAATATTAA
- the era gene encoding GTPase Era: MEQQNTRSAFVAIVGKPNVGKSSLLNKLLGEKVAIVTNKPQTTRTKITGVLTKNEVQYVFIDTPGFHKAKTKLSDSMIKAVNTSIKDVDIVMMVVEPSGKLTQAELDLIENIKQQKIPSILIINKIDLISNKELLVARIEQIMQLHSFDAVIPISVQENNGVDLVLAELDKYAEEGVHFFPDDTLTDQPERVIVSEIIREKILLNLHQEIPHGTAVVIEKMREREGKDIMDIDAMIYCEKDSHKGMIIGKKGAVLKRIASTARTDIEEFLGVKINLQCWIKVREDWRNKESFIRNFGLSDN; the protein is encoded by the coding sequence ATGGAACAACAAAACACTCGTTCTGCTTTTGTTGCAATTGTAGGAAAGCCGAATGTTGGAAAATCCTCATTATTAAATAAACTATTAGGTGAAAAAGTTGCAATTGTAACAAATAAACCTCAAACGACCAGAACTAAAATTACCGGAGTGTTAACTAAAAACGAAGTTCAGTATGTATTTATTGATACTCCAGGCTTTCATAAAGCAAAAACTAAGCTAAGTGATAGTATGATTAAAGCAGTAAACACATCAATAAAAGATGTGGATATTGTCATGATGGTAGTTGAGCCATCAGGTAAACTAACACAAGCTGAGCTTGATTTAATTGAAAACATTAAGCAACAAAAAATACCTAGCATTTTGATTATCAATAAAATTGATTTAATTTCTAATAAAGAGCTCTTGGTTGCACGTATTGAACAAATAATGCAGCTTCATTCTTTTGATGCTGTTATTCCGATTAGTGTCCAAGAAAACAATGGAGTAGATTTAGTATTAGCCGAATTAGATAAATATGCTGAAGAAGGCGTTCATTTCTTCCCAGATGATACGTTAACCGATCAACCGGAGCGTGTTATTGTATCAGAAATTATTCGTGAAAAAATACTATTGAATTTACATCAAGAAATTCCTCATGGAACTGCAGTGGTTATCGAAAAAATGCGTGAGCGTGAAGGCAAAGATATTATGGATATTGATGCTATGATTTATTGTGAGAAAGATAGTCATAAAGGAATGATTATTGGCAAAAAAGGTGCAGTATTGAAACGAATTGCCTCAACTGCAAGAACAGATATAGAGGAATTTTTAGGTGTAAAAATAAACTTGCAATGTTGGATTAAAGTACGTGAAGACTGGCGAAACAAGGAATCTTTCATACGTAACTTTGGATTGTCAGATAATTAG
- the ybeY gene encoding rRNA maturation RNase YbeY produces the protein MDKLKVLISNRQKEIKIPTGIRMLIRRCCHAVLVQEGFEGSAEVSVSFISNEEIRLLNEQYRNKNTPTDVLSFPLGENMKFDVNEDTGAYMLGDIVISAEKAFEQAELYGHTIQREIGFLTVHSMLHLLGYDHEEGGLEALKMREKEEFVLDKLGIARDKSYIV, from the coding sequence ATGGATAAATTAAAAGTTTTAATAAGCAATAGACAAAAAGAAATTAAAATACCAACAGGTATTCGTATGTTAATTCGCCGTTGTTGTCACGCGGTATTAGTACAAGAGGGATTTGAAGGTAGCGCTGAGGTAAGCGTATCATTTATTTCCAACGAAGAAATTCGATTACTAAATGAGCAATATCGCAATAAGAATACTCCTACAGATGTATTATCATTTCCTTTAGGTGAAAATATGAAATTTGATGTAAATGAAGATACAGGTGCATATATGCTTGGTGATATTGTAATTTCAGCTGAAAAAGCATTTGAACAAGCAGAATTATATGGTCATACCATTCAACGTGAAATTGGATTTTTAACTGTGCATTCTATGCTTCACCTTTTGGGCTATGATCACGAAGAAGGTGGCTTAGAAGCATTAAAAATGCGTGAAAAGGAAGAATTCGTTTTAGATAAACTAGGAATTGCAAGGGATAAAAGTTATATTGTATAA
- the recO gene encoding DNA repair protein RecO, with product MLIKTQGIVIKHRNIGENDKILTILTSDLGVIEVAAQRSKSMKSSLASASQILSYSDFCLFKGKSNYIVNSAESINSFYSLRLDVIKLSLAGYFCELIGYMCKSSDEKSASFLKLILNTLYFLQEDKKDALLLKSIFELRCLSIAGFMPNLVCCTECATFEKELMYFFPLQGALVCEDCIPTCAYKNETLRYPVNQAVLSAMRYIVFSEDQRLFSFKLSGQSLEQLNYVTENYMYLHAEAKFNSLDMYKSLLI from the coding sequence ATGCTGATCAAAACACAAGGAATCGTGATAAAACACCGCAATATAGGTGAAAATGATAAAATTTTGACGATACTGACAAGTGATTTAGGCGTTATAGAAGTTGCTGCACAACGAAGTAAATCAATGAAGAGTTCGCTTGCCAGTGCGTCACAAATTTTAAGTTATAGTGACTTTTGCCTTTTTAAAGGCAAAAGTAATTACATAGTGAATTCTGCGGAAAGTATTAACTCTTTTTATTCGCTCCGCCTTGATGTAATTAAGCTATCGCTAGCAGGCTATTTTTGCGAGCTAATCGGATATATGTGCAAATCTTCCGATGAAAAGTCTGCAAGTTTTTTAAAGCTTATATTAAATACATTATACTTTTTACAAGAAGATAAAAAAGATGCTTTGTTATTAAAAAGCATCTTTGAATTGCGTTGCCTATCCATAGCGGGTTTCATGCCCAATTTAGTCTGCTGTACCGAATGTGCAACTTTTGAAAAAGAGTTAATGTATTTTTTCCCATTACAAGGTGCACTTGTGTGTGAAGACTGTATTCCAACTTGTGCTTATAAAAATGAAACGTTACGCTACCCGGTTAATCAAGCTGTTCTATCTGCAATGCGATATATAGTTTTTTCAGAAGACCAGCGATTATTTTCGTTTAAATTAAGTGGGCAATCTTTAGAGCAATTAAACTATGTAACAGAAAATTATATGTATTTACATGCAGAAGCAAAATTTAATTCACTTGATATGTACAAGTCCTTGCTTATATAG
- the iorA gene encoding indolepyruvate ferredoxin oxidoreductase subunit alpha: protein MKQLMLGNEAVARGLYEAGCSVISSYPGTPSTEITEYASKYDDMYSEWAPNEKVAMEVAIGASIGGKRSFCAMKHVGLNVAADPLFTVAYSGVNGGMVIAVADDPGMHSSQNEQDSRHYAIASKVPMLEPSDSSECLAFTKLAFEISERFDTPVILRLSTRIAHSQSLIETADRIVPMQKEYIKNPAKYVMMPAMAKARHVVVEKRTLDLVEYAETSTVNKVIMNNSKIGIITSGTSYQYAREALGDEASYLKLGMVNPLPIKLIQDFASKVEKLYVIEELDDIFETHCKKIGLNVVGKDIFPVIGEFSQNLIAQKMGAAINDTLSLEETIPVRPPVMCAGCPHRGMFYTLSKNKVMVSGDIGCYTLGAQAPLQSIDTTICMGASISGLHGFNKAMGEKGEKSSVAVIGDSTFMHSGITGLANIAYNNSNSTVIILDNSITGMTGHQQNPTTGYNIKGEPATKISLEKLCEAVGINRVTVVDPYDLKRCDEVVKEELAAEEPSVIIARRPCALLKSVKHKPALHVVNDSCKGCKSCMKIGCPAISIRDKKAVIDKTLCVGCGLCQSLCAFSAIHEGEEA, encoded by the coding sequence GTGAAACAATTGATGTTAGGAAATGAAGCAGTAGCCAGAGGTCTATATGAAGCTGGTTGTAGCGTAATATCCAGTTATCCGGGAACTCCAAGTACTGAAATTACAGAATATGCTTCAAAATATGATGATATGTATAGTGAATGGGCACCTAATGAAAAGGTAGCAATGGAAGTTGCAATCGGTGCATCTATTGGAGGAAAACGGTCTTTTTGCGCAATGAAACATGTTGGATTAAATGTTGCGGCTGACCCGTTATTTACAGTAGCTTATTCTGGTGTGAATGGTGGTATGGTTATTGCAGTAGCCGATGATCCTGGTATGCATTCGTCTCAAAATGAACAAGATTCCCGTCATTATGCAATTGCATCAAAGGTACCAATGTTAGAACCTTCTGATTCTAGCGAATGTCTTGCTTTTACAAAACTTGCTTTTGAAATTTCTGAACGTTTCGATACACCTGTTATTTTAAGACTTTCAACTCGAATTGCACATTCACAAAGTCTAATAGAAACAGCTGATAGAATTGTTCCTATGCAAAAAGAATACATAAAAAATCCTGCAAAATATGTAATGATGCCTGCTATGGCGAAAGCTCGTCATGTTGTTGTTGAAAAGCGTACATTAGATTTAGTTGAATATGCAGAAACTTCAACAGTAAACAAAGTAATTATGAACAACAGCAAAATTGGTATTATTACTTCTGGTACATCTTATCAATACGCTCGTGAAGCATTGGGTGATGAAGCTAGCTATCTAAAATTAGGTATGGTGAACCCATTGCCAATTAAGTTAATTCAAGATTTTGCCTCTAAGGTTGAAAAGTTATATGTTATTGAAGAACTAGATGATATTTTTGAAACACATTGTAAGAAAATTGGCTTAAATGTTGTTGGAAAAGATATCTTCCCTGTAATTGGTGAGTTCTCTCAGAACTTAATTGCTCAGAAGATGGGTGCTGCCATTAACGACACATTGTCTTTAGAAGAAACAATCCCTGTACGTCCTCCTGTTATGTGTGCTGGATGCCCTCATAGAGGAATGTTCTATACGTTAAGTAAGAATAAAGTGATGGTATCAGGTGATATAGGATGCTATACGCTCGGAGCTCAAGCTCCACTACAGTCAATCGATACAACAATTTGTATGGGCGCATCTATTTCAGGCTTACATGGCTTTAATAAGGCTATGGGTGAAAAAGGTGAAAAATCTTCTGTCGCGGTAATTGGCGATTCTACATTTATGCATTCAGGTATTACCGGTCTTGCAAATATTGCTTATAATAATAGTAATTCTACTGTTATTATTTTAGATAACTCAATAACAGGTATGACAGGGCATCAGCAAAATCCAACAACAGGATATAACATTAAGGGGGAACCTGCAACTAAAATTTCTTTAGAGAAACTTTGTGAAGCTGTTGGTATCAATCGAGTAACAGTTGTTGATCCTTATGATTTAAAACGCTGTGATGAAGTTGTAAAAGAGGAATTAGCGGCAGAAGAACCATCTGTAATTATTGCAAGAAGACCGTGTGCATTACTTAAATCAGTAAAACATAAACCTGCTCTACATGTTGTTAATGATAGCTGTAAAGGATGTAAATCCTGTATGAAGATTGGCTGTCCTGCAATCAGTATAAGAGATAAAAAAGCGGTAATCGATAAAACATTGTGTGTAGGTTGCGGTCTTTGCCAAAGTTTGTGTGCATTTTCTGCGATTCATGAAGGGGAGGAAGCATAA
- a CDS encoding diacylglycerol kinase family protein, with protein sequence MIRKDFKELARSFVFAFKGIAYCVKNERNMRIHLCMAVFVTLFSYLFGVSYIEYLILIICIAIVITGEMVNTAIETLTNLESPSYHYLAKIAKDVAAGAVFIAASVSVVVGIVIFFKPQQLWNTLLLIFTNPLNVIILIILLILSFLFIFNGTQLVGEPKTKIYHMKNYDNNNMK encoded by the coding sequence ATGATTAGAAAAGATTTCAAAGAGCTGGCAAGGAGTTTTGTATTTGCTTTTAAAGGCATTGCATATTGCGTAAAGAATGAAAGAAATATGCGTATTCATCTTTGTATGGCTGTGTTTGTTACATTGTTTTCTTATTTGTTTGGAGTTTCTTATATAGAATATTTGATTCTTATAATATGTATTGCAATCGTTATAACCGGTGAAATGGTTAATACTGCAATTGAAACTTTAACTAATTTAGAGTCGCCTTCCTATCATTATCTTGCAAAAATTGCAAAAGATGTTGCGGCAGGTGCTGTATTTATTGCGGCAAGTGTTTCTGTTGTTGTTGGAATAGTAATTTTCTTTAAGCCTCAACAATTATGGAACACATTGTTACTGATATTTACAAACCCGTTAAATGTAATTATTTTAATTATATTACTAATTCTTAGTTTTTTATTTATATTCAATGGAACTCAACTTGTAGGTGAACCTAAAACAAAAATTTATCATATGAAGAATTATGACAATAATAATATGAAGTAA